The genomic DNA CCAGGAAGCACTGCGAGCCCGGCGTGTGGCCGGGCGTGTGCAGGAACTTGACCTTGAGCTGCCCGACCTGCACCTCGTCGCCGCCCTCGACAGCGACGAGGTCGGACGGCGAGAGGCCGGTCACGCGGTGCACGAAGGGCAGCTCGGCCTTGTGGATGTAGACCTTGGCCGGCACGCGCGCCGTGAGCTCCGCGGCGCCGATGATCTGGTGGCCCATGAGGCTCCCGCCCAGGTGGTCGGGGTGGAAGTGCGTGACGAGGTCCTTCGTGATGCGGTAGCCGTCGGCCTCGGCCGTGCGCACGATCGCGTCGACGTCCCACGCCGCGTCCACCACCGCCGCCTCGTGCGTGTTCGGGTCGCCGAGCAGGTAGACGTAGTTCTGCATCGGGCCCAGCTCGAGCTGCTTGAAGTAGATGGGGAGCCTCATCGAGCTCTCAGCGTTTTCGCCGCGCCCGGAGCTCCGCCTCGTGCTGGAGCGGTCGCTCCCAGAGGAACTCGCGCTCGCCCAGGTGATGTCCGATCCAGCGCGAGAGCACGAAGAGCAGGTCGGAGAGGCGGTTCAAGTACGCCAGGGGCCACTCGCCGATGTCCTCGTGGCCCATGAGGCGGAGCACGTCGCGCTCCGCACGCCGGCACACGGTGCGCGCCACGTGGAGGAACGCGCTCACCCGCCCGCCACCCGGGAGCACGAAGGACCTGAGCGGCCTCAGGTCCTTCTGGCAGCGGTCCAGGAGCGTCTCGAGCGCTTTCACCTCGGCCGCGCCCACGCGGAACATGCCGGGGCGGAACTCGGCGGCCGGCGTGGCGAGCTCCCCGCCCAGGTCGAAGAGCTCGTTCTGCAGCTGGCGCAGGATTGCGTCCAGCTCGCGACCCGCGCGCGAGCGTCCGTGCTCCCCGGCGTTCACGGCGCGCGCCACGCCCACGGCGGCGTTCAGCTCGTCGACCGTCCCGTAGGCCTCGATGCGCGGGCTGTCCTTGGCCACGCGCCGGCCGCCCACCAGGTCGGTCTCGCCCCGGTCGCCGCGGCGCGTGTAGACGCGGGTGATGCGGATGGCCACCGCTCAGGCCTGCCGGAAGAGCGAGACGACGCCCGCCTCGCGTGGCTCGGCGCGCGCGACGGCGAGGTTCTCCGCCACGTGCTGGCGCCGGCCCATGCCGACCAGCGCGGCGGTGATGCCCGGCGTCGAGCGCACGAACTGGAGGGCGCGCTGCGCCCAGGTGTCGAGCCCGGGGAACGCGTCGGCCATGGCCTGCGGCAAGCGGTGCGAGAGCTGCCCCTGGAGGATCGAGGCGCTCGCCATCACCGCGATGCCGAAGCGCGCCGCCGCCTCGAGCGGCGTCAGGCGCTCGCCCTCGACGACCTGCGTGGCGGCCGCGTACGCCTCGTGCATGGCGAGGTTGTAGGGGAGCTGGATCACCTTGAAGTGGTGCCCGTGGCCCGCGACCGTCTCCGCCTCGCGCACCATCTCGGCGAGCGAGAGGTGCTCGCGCGCGTCGGGCCGGGTGCGGAAGCCGTTCCAGGTGGCGACGCCGTAGCGTCCGACACGGCCGGCCGCGACCTGGCGCTCGAGCATCTCGAACGCGGCGCGGATGCGGGCCAGGAACGCCTTGCGGGGAACGCTGCCGAGCTGCGTCTCGGGGTTGTGCACGTAGTAGACGTCGACCGCGGCGAGGCCCAGGTTGCGGAGGCTTCGCCCGAGCTGGTCCTCGAGGTAGCGCGGCGACATCGCGTGCCCCCCGCCCACCACGTCCTCGGGCTCGAGGATGCCGGGACGCACGTAGGTGTCGCGCACGTACTGGGCAGGATCGACCGGCACGCCGTCGAAGGGGATGTAACCGCCCTTGGTGCACACCACGAACTGCTCGCGCGCGAAGCCGCCTTCGCGCTCGAGGGCGACCAGGGCCTGGCCGATGACGCGCTCGCTCCGCTGCGCGCGGTAGTTGATGGCGGTGTCGAGCAGGTTGCAGCCCAGGTTGGCGGCGTCGACGATCGCCTGCCCGTAGCCGCGGTCGGCCTGGTCGTCCTCCTCGCCGAGGTAGGTCCCGAGGCCGATCGAGGACACGGTGACGCCGTCGAGGGGGCGGAAGTGCGCCGCCGGCAGCTCGGCGCGCGCCGCGCGATAGGCCGCCGTCGCGGCCCCGGTGGCGCTCGGCATCACCCCGCGACCGCCTGCGCGCGCCGGGCGTGGCGCTTGATGATCTCGCGCAGGCGCGGGGGGTCGATCGGCTTCTTGTAGATGACGTCCTCGAGGCCGGCCAGGCGACTGCGCTTGATGATGTGGTCCTTGTCGAAGTGGAACGCCGTCATGAGCACGACCGGGAGGCCGGGCCAGCGGCGCGAGACCTCCTGGAAGACCTGGTAGCCGTCCAGGTCGGGCATGACCACGTCGCTCAGCACGAGGTCGACGACCGCCGACTCGAGGCGCGCGAGCCCCTCGCGCCCGCCGGTCGCGACAAGCACCTCGCAGCCCTCCTGGGTGAGGAGATCGCGCAGCGACTGGCACACGCCGAGGTCGTCGTCGACGACCAGGATGCGGATGCCCGTGAGCGCCGGGTCGTGCGGCGCGAGCGCGGCCGCGCGCCCGCCGTCGGTGCCCGCACCCGCGGCGCGCAGGTCGGTCATCTGCGCGCCGGGGAGGTACTCGCGCGTGGCGTACTCGGAGCCGTGCGCCATCTCGGTCAGCTGGGTCACGATGCGCTGAATGCGCTTGAGCGCCGCATGGATCGAGTCGAGTCGCTCGCCCTCGACCACGAAGTCCTCGTCCGAGGTGACGCGCGCCATGTGCGCCTCGAGGAGGTTCAGGTTGTTGACGATCACCTCGAGCGGGTTGTTGATCTCGTGCGCGAGCCCGATCGCCACCTCGCCCAGGGTCGCGAGCTGGTCGTGACGGCGGATCTCGCGCAGGTCCTTGGCGAAGCCGATCGAGCCGAGCTCGTGGCCTTCGGCGTCGCGGATGATCGAGCCGGCGATCAGGACCGGGATGCTGACGCCGTTCTTCGTCACGAAGGTCGTCTCGCAGTTCTTGCCCTGCCGCATCGCCGCCATCACCTTGCGGGCCTCGGCGAGGTCGGGATAGAGGCGCGTCACGTGCTGGCCGAGGACCTCGTCCGGCGTGTAGCCGAGGGTCTGCCGCGCGCCGTCGTTGTAGAAGGTGATGGTACCCTGGCGATCGACGGCGACCACGATGTCCGGGGAGCTCTCGAGCAGCTTCTCGAAGTAGATGGAGGGAAGGCGAGAGACGGCGGCCATGCCGAGTGGGGACGCGCGATGCTAGGCGGCGGCGGGGTCAGGGTCAAGGCGGTGTTCGCGCTCGTACTCCTCGCCGGCTGTTTCTGGCGCACTTACGGGCGCCTCGCGGCGACGCACGTCGATCTGCTGGTGGCCATGGCGCGCAAGGGGACGGACCTCGTGGCGAGCGGGCGCCTCAGCGCCGAGAGCATGCCCGAGCTCACCTACCCGCTCGAGCGCGCCGAGGCGTTCGTGCACGACGCGCGGGCGCGGAGCGGCGCGCCGCCCGCTTCGCTCGACGCGCTGGACACGCTCTGCGCCCGCTACCGCGCCTTCGTGGACGCGCTCGATCGCGTGCGCCGCGAGCGGAGCGGCGAGGCCGCGCGCGCGGCGCTGGCGGACCCGCTCGCCGCGGTCGAGGCGGCGGCGGAGCGGGTGCGCGCTGAGCTGCGAGCGGAGAGTCCAGCGGCCGCAGGCGTGCCCGGGCGAGCGACGGCAGCCGCCGCACTTGGCCGCAGGGCGTGTCAGGTCCGATCGGGCGGCCAGCGTGGACCAGTGTGCCCTGCGCCGACTCTACCGGCTCTTCGCCTTCTTCCAGTCGGCCAGGAAGCGCTCGAGCCCGACGTCGCTCAGCGGGTGCTTCACGAGCTGCTGGAGGACCGCGAACGGGCAGGTGGCGATGTGCGCGCCCATCTGCGCCGCGCGGATGACGTGGAGCGGGCTGCGCACGCTCGCGACCAGCACCTCGGCCGGGTACGTGTAGTGGTCGAGCATCTCCAGGATCTGCGCGACGAGGTCCATGCCGTCGTGACCGACGTCGTCGAGCCGCCCGACGAAGGGGGAGATGAAGGCGGCGCCCGCCTTGGCGGCGAGGAGGGCCTGCGCGGCCTGGAAGACCAGCGTCACGTTCACGCGGATGCCGCGGTCGGTGAGGGCGCGCGTCGCCTTGAGCCCCTCGGGGATCATCGGGCACTTGACCACGATGTTCCGGTGGATGCGCGCGAGCCGTGCGCCCTCCTCGACCATGCCTGGTGCCTCCGTGCTCACCACCTCGGCGCTCACCGGGCCGTCGACGAGGGCGCAGATCTCGTGCAGCACGGTCTCGAAGTCGCGGCCCGTCTTCGCGACCAGGGACGGGTTGGTGGTGACGCCGTCCAGGACGCCCCAGCTCGCCGCCTCGCGAATCTCCGCCACGTCCGCCGTGTCGATGAAGAGCTTCATCCGTGCCCCTCCCGGCGGCGGAGTGTAGCAGAGGCGGCGGGCGGCGTCAGGCCCGCGGGAGGAGAGTGACGCGCTTGTCGTCCTTCACGCTGGCGAGGAGCGCGGACACCGACTGGCCGAGATGGGGATGCAC from Deltaproteobacteria bacterium includes the following:
- a CDS encoding MBL fold metallo-hydrolase, encoding MRLPIYFKQLELGPMQNYVYLLGDPNTHEAAVVDAAWDVDAIVRTAEADGYRITKDLVTHFHPDHLGGSLMGHQIIGAAELTARVPAKVYIHKAELPFVHRVTGLSPSDLVAVEGGDEVQVGQLKVKFLHTPGHTPGSQCFLVGNALVSGDTLFIGSCGRVDLPGSNPEDMYRSLTQVLAALPDETLLYPGHNYADRPRSTLGDEKRTNMMMRFRNLKDFLSMMGGA
- a CDS encoding cob(I)yrinic acid a,c-diamide adenosyltransferase is translated as MRITRVYTRRGDRGETDLVGGRRVAKDSPRIEAYGTVDELNAAVGVARAVNAGEHGRSRAGRELDAILRQLQNELFDLGGELATPAAEFRPGMFRVGAAEVKALETLLDRCQKDLRPLRSFVLPGGGRVSAFLHVARTVCRRAERDVLRLMGHEDIGEWPLAYLNRLSDLLFVLSRWIGHHLGEREFLWERPLQHEAELRARRKR
- a CDS encoding aldo/keto reductase; amino-acid sequence: MPSATGAATAAYRAARAELPAAHFRPLDGVTVSSIGLGTYLGEEDDQADRGYGQAIVDAANLGCNLLDTAINYRAQRSERVIGQALVALEREGGFAREQFVVCTKGGYIPFDGVPVDPAQYVRDTYVRPGILEPEDVVGGGHAMSPRYLEDQLGRSLRNLGLAAVDVYYVHNPETQLGSVPRKAFLARIRAAFEMLERQVAAGRVGRYGVATWNGFRTRPDAREHLSLAEMVREAETVAGHGHHFKVIQLPYNLAMHEAYAAATQVVEGERLTPLEAAARFGIAVMASASILQGQLSHRLPQAMADAFPGLDTWAQRALQFVRSTPGITAALVGMGRRQHVAENLAVARAEPREAGVVSLFRQA
- a CDS encoding response regulator, with protein sequence MAAVSRLPSIYFEKLLESSPDIVVAVDRQGTITFYNDGARQTLGYTPDEVLGQHVTRLYPDLAEARKVMAAMRQGKNCETTFVTKNGVSIPVLIAGSIIRDAEGHELGSIGFAKDLREIRRHDQLATLGEVAIGLAHEINNPLEVIVNNLNLLEAHMARVTSDEDFVVEGERLDSIHAALKRIQRIVTQLTEMAHGSEYATREYLPGAQMTDLRAAGAGTDGGRAAALAPHDPALTGIRILVVDDDLGVCQSLRDLLTQEGCEVLVATGGREGLARLESAVVDLVLSDVVMPDLDGYQVFQEVSRRWPGLPVVLMTAFHFDKDHIIKRSRLAGLEDVIYKKPIDPPRLREIIKRHARRAQAVAG
- the fsa gene encoding fructose-6-phosphate aldolase, producing MKLFIDTADVAEIREAASWGVLDGVTTNPSLVAKTGRDFETVLHEICALVDGPVSAEVVSTEAPGMVEEGARLARIHRNIVVKCPMIPEGLKATRALTDRGIRVNVTLVFQAAQALLAAKAGAAFISPFVGRLDDVGHDGMDLVAQILEMLDHYTYPAEVLVASVRSPLHVIRAAQMGAHIATCPFAVLQQLVKHPLSDVGLERFLADWKKAKSR